The genomic DNA ATGAGTGCAAGAGCAACAATTCCAAGCGGCAAGAATACCCAGAAAACCCATTTCCACTCAAGATTATCAACAATATAGCCTCCAAGTGTCGGTCCAAAGACACTAGATATCCCAAATGCGGCACTCATCGCCCCTTGCCATCTTCCACGTTCTCTCGGTGCAAACAAATCTCCAACCGCAGTAAACGCTGTTGACATGATCATTCCGGCACCCATTCCTTGAATACCCCGGTATGTAATCAATTGAAAAATGGTAGATGACGTTCCGGCAAGAAAGGCACCGATTGAAAAAATGATGATTCCAATAAGAAGAAATGGCTTTCTTCCATACATATCGGACAGTTTTCCAACTAAAATCGTCGTAATGGAACTTGTAAGCATATAAATAGTAAAAACCCAACTGTAATAATCAAGTCCTCCCAATTCGGAAATGATTTTTGGCAAAGCATTGCCGACGATCGTCTGATTAACAGCAGCAAAAAACATCGCTGCAATAACCGCAATCATAATGGCGATTTTTTCCTTATGACTTAAATGCTCCATCCAGTATTCCACCCCAATTTCTTTTGCCTATGATTTATAAGCAATAATATTGCCAATATTCTTTTAATATATGAATATTTCACTTTGTTAAGTATTAGTAAATATAATTCCTTATTTCTAACTTGTCAATAAAAAAATCCATCCAGTATTAAATTGGATGGATTTCCCTTATAGTTTTAATTTTGGTCTGCTGGAAATACGATGCCAATTTGTTTACGTGCTTCGTCCATCACTTCCATCACGGCTAATGAATTCGCTAATGAATTTGTTGAAGATTCTATTTCTCCTTTTTGAATTAATCTGATAAATTCTTTTGTTTCATAATACATTGAATGTCTCTGGGGCTGGGAAATGTCTTCGATCGTTCCGTCCCTATAATGGATTTTCACATTTTTCGGTGTATCTATTTTATCAATAATGATGCTTCCATTTTCACCTTGTATTTCAGACGGAATAAATGAATCAGTGATTTTTGAAAACATGATGACTGCTTCTTTGTCTTCATATTTCATAAGGATGCTTCCTTCTCCATCGACTCCCGATTCAAGAATAAGCCCGTTCGCCTTTACACTGAGCGGTTTTCCAAACAGAACAATGGCGGAATATATGCAGTAAACGCCAATATCCATTAATGCTCCGTTTGAAAAAGCCGGATTGAATGCATTAAGAATCGTGCCTTGTTTATAAGCATCATAGCGGGAAGAATACTGGCAGAAATTTACAAAAAACCTGCGGATTGTTCCAATCTTATGTAAGTTTTCTTGAATCGCTTTAAAGTTCGGAAGGAGAGTCGATTTTAATGCTTCCATTAATAAGACGTTGTTAGCCTTTGCTGCCTCAACCATTTTTTTCACTTCCGCCGCATTCGATGCCATCGGTTTTTCACACAGCACATGTTTCCCTTCATTCATATAAATAATCGCTTGTTCAGCATGAAATGAATTTGGACTTGCAATGTAGACGGCATCAATATGATTGCTTTTCGCCATCTCTTTGTGATCCGTGAATGTGTATTGTGCTCCATGCTTTGAAGCAAATTCATCGGCCCGTTCTTTTGTTCTTGAATAAACAGCCGTTAATGCAAAATCATCTATTTCTTTTGCTCCCTTTAGAAATTCATCAGTGATCCAGTTCGTTCCGATAACCCCAAATCGTATCAAAATGTTTCCCCCTTTAAATGAAGTCAAAAATGGTTCATCTGAAAAATTTTTCAACTTCATAGTAACAGTATGACAGTGATTTTTCCATATAAAAGGGTGCCTTCATCTTGAGAATTATCCATCTCTCAAAATGATTCGGCAATCACTACAAACAAAAAAAGCTTCGGATTTCCCGGAGCCTTTCTATTGTAAGTATATTTTATGATCTTTTTCAGAAATCCACCAGTTGCTTGGTGTGGTTTCCACATCAGATGACACGTGCATTCATAAGCAAATTGAGAACCTATCGATTTCTTTGTTTCCTATCGAGGGAAACGTTTTTATCTTTATAATAGTATTAAAGGTATGTGAAAAGTGCCTTAGTTCCAGCGGCCGGATTTAGACATTTCTAACAGCGCCCAAATTAAGTGAAACATAAACATTGCAATTGTGATCGGAACGAGCATTAATAAATTTTTGCCGTATTTTTCTTTTATTTCTGCTACATAGTAACCGCAAAAAAACAAAACTACCATTGCAGCAACCAGCATAAATGTATAAACGAAGTACATGCTTTATGCCTCCC from Bacillus methanolicus MGA3 includes the following:
- a CDS encoding Gfo/Idh/MocA family protein, with protein sequence MIRFGVIGTNWITDEFLKGAKEIDDFALTAVYSRTKERADEFASKHGAQYTFTDHKEMAKSNHIDAVYIASPNSFHAEQAIIYMNEGKHVLCEKPMASNAAEVKKMVEAAKANNVLLMEALKSTLLPNFKAIQENLHKIGTIRRFFVNFCQYSSRYDAYKQGTILNAFNPAFSNGALMDIGVYCIYSAIVLFGKPLSVKANGLILESGVDGEGSILMKYEDKEAVIMFSKITDSFIPSEIQGENGSIIIDKIDTPKNVKIHYRDGTIEDISQPQRHSMYYETKEFIRLIQKGEIESSTNSLANSLAVMEVMDEARKQIGIVFPADQN